One window of the Acaryochloris sp. CCMEE 5410 genome contains the following:
- a CDS encoding GMC oxidoreductase, with translation MDNSYDIIIIGTGAGGGTMARALAPTGKRILILEKGGFVPREMDNFDPHVNWVEKRYTPDDTWYHQDQPFRPSHPHYYVGGNTKFYGSALFRLREKDFEEVEHYDGLSPAWPISYADLEPYYAIGEKWYYVHGEDGADPTEPQRSSPYPYGPLQHEPRIQRLNDDLANQGLHPFPIPMGMRMGHDGEDGATSSLDLWPQFDGYPDPYEIKADSHIVGIRPALTYDNVTLKTNSPVEQLVADPTGRRIDKVVVKTEAGETVEYAAELMIVAAGALGSALLFLRSQHPKHPNGLANSTRLVGRNFMGHNNATLIAISKTPNDATFEKTLALADYYWGDQDFKYPMGLIQMLGNFNEALMKLESPEPLLGMTHAEMAAHSLDFWLQSEDLPRVENGISYNRSGQVVFDYQANNIEPANQLKKRLTDFLDCVGCHPGTHAVDLYLGSMVGIPLGHTMGTMKMGTDASQSVLDPYCQPHDLDNVFVTDGSFFVSAGAVNPTLTIIAQTLRVADYIKEQIL, from the coding sequence ATGGATAACTCATACGACATCATTATTATTGGCACGGGTGCAGGGGGTGGCACCATGGCTAGAGCATTAGCTCCCACAGGAAAACGCATTTTAATTTTGGAAAAAGGGGGCTTTGTTCCCCGGGAGATGGACAACTTTGACCCCCATGTGAACTGGGTCGAGAAACGATACACCCCTGATGACACCTGGTATCACCAGGACCAGCCCTTTAGACCCAGTCATCCCCACTATTACGTAGGCGGTAATACCAAGTTCTATGGATCTGCCCTGTTTCGTCTACGAGAAAAAGATTTTGAAGAAGTTGAACATTATGATGGCCTTTCCCCAGCTTGGCCCATTTCCTATGCCGATCTAGAGCCTTACTACGCCATCGGTGAAAAATGGTACTACGTCCATGGGGAAGACGGTGCAGATCCGACGGAGCCTCAACGTAGTTCTCCCTATCCTTATGGGCCGCTCCAGCATGAGCCTCGAATTCAACGACTCAACGACGATCTTGCCAATCAGGGACTGCATCCGTTCCCCATTCCGATGGGCATGCGGATGGGCCACGATGGTGAAGATGGAGCCACCAGCAGCTTGGATTTATGGCCGCAATTCGATGGCTATCCTGATCCCTATGAAATAAAGGCAGACTCACATATTGTGGGTATTCGTCCAGCTCTGACCTACGACAATGTAACCCTCAAAACCAATAGCCCTGTAGAACAACTTGTCGCCGATCCTACTGGCCGCAGAATAGATAAAGTTGTTGTGAAAACGGAAGCTGGAGAAACCGTTGAGTATGCTGCTGAACTGATGATTGTAGCCGCAGGGGCCTTGGGATCGGCGCTGTTGTTTTTGCGATCCCAACACCCAAAACACCCTAACGGCCTTGCCAACTCAACGCGTCTGGTTGGTCGCAACTTCATGGGGCATAACAACGCCACCTTGATTGCTATCAGTAAAACGCCAAACGATGCCACCTTTGAAAAAACCTTAGCTCTAGCTGATTACTACTGGGGTGATCAGGACTTTAAATATCCGATGGGACTGATTCAAATGCTAGGTAACTTTAATGAAGCTCTGATGAAATTAGAGTCCCCAGAACCGTTGCTAGGCATGACCCATGCGGAAATGGCGGCTCATTCCTTAGACTTCTGGCTCCAAAGTGAGGACTTGCCCAGAGTCGAAAACGGGATCTCTTATAACCGTTCTGGACAAGTAGTCTTTGACTACCAAGCCAATAATATCGAGCCTGCGAATCAACTTAAGAAACGGCTTACTGATTTCTTAGACTGTGTGGGCTGTCACCCAGGGACTCATGCCGTTGACCTGTATCTTGGCAGCATGGTGGGCATTCCTCTTGGACACACCATGGGCACGATGAAGATGGGAACAGATGCCAGTCAGTCCGTTCTCGATCCCTATTGCCAGCCCCATGATTTGGACAATGTATTTGTGACTGATGGTAGTTTCTTTGTCTCAGCAGGAGCGGTTAACCCCACTCTGACTATCATTGCCCAAACTTTGAGAGTTGCGGATTATATCAAAGAGCAAATTCTCTAG
- a CDS encoding MIP/aquaporin family protein, which translates to MKSETAIDGKSTYMLKSLRDHWPNYLIEAWGLGTFMVSAGGLATLLYATDSPLTFPHPLWRDVVMGMGMGGTAMGIIYSPWGKRSGAHINPAVTLTFFRLQKITAWDAFFYILAQFIGAFVGVLFVAGVLGGPFQQPPVNYVVTVPGQWGWPAALVTEFTISFVLMTMVLWVSNTPQLAKLTGFFSGIFVTLYVIFSAPISGFGMNPARTFGSALPAQTWTAFWIYYLAPPLGMLLAAELYQRISKVRSRSICSKLCPNGDTFCISPVCCGECDRLIRPWRQKVDSSS; encoded by the coding sequence ATGAAATCGGAGACAGCAATTGATGGCAAGAGCACTTATATGCTCAAAAGCCTTAGAGACCATTGGCCTAACTATTTAATCGAAGCCTGGGGCTTAGGGACTTTTATGGTGTCAGCCGGGGGGTTGGCCACCCTTCTCTACGCCACAGATTCACCCTTAACCTTTCCCCATCCGCTCTGGCGAGACGTTGTGATGGGCATGGGCATGGGCGGGACAGCAATGGGCATTATCTACTCGCCCTGGGGCAAGCGATCGGGGGCACATATCAATCCGGCAGTGACCCTAACATTTTTTCGACTTCAGAAAATTACGGCCTGGGATGCGTTTTTCTATATTCTTGCCCAGTTTATCGGGGCATTCGTCGGGGTCTTGTTCGTGGCTGGTGTTCTAGGCGGCCCGTTTCAGCAGCCCCCGGTCAATTATGTGGTGACAGTACCCGGACAATGGGGATGGCCTGCAGCACTGGTCACAGAATTTACAATTTCCTTTGTGTTAATGACGATGGTGCTCTGGGTTAGCAACACACCTCAGTTGGCGAAGCTAACCGGATTTTTTTCAGGTATCTTTGTGACCCTCTATGTTATTTTTTCTGCACCCATTTCTGGCTTTGGCATGAATCCAGCGAGAACTTTTGGTTCAGCTTTGCCTGCCCAAACCTGGACTGCTTTTTGGATCTACTATTTAGCACCCCCTTTAGGAATGCTGCTAGCAGCAGAACTCTATCAGAGAATCTCGAAGGTGCGATCTCGTTCCATCTGCAGCAAGCTCTGCCCCAACGGGGATACGTTCTGTATCAGTCCAGTCTGTTGTGGTGAATGTGATAGGTTGATCCGGCCCTGGCGACAGAAGGTTGATTCTTCATCCTAA